In a genomic window of Bosea sp. F3-2:
- a CDS encoding cytochrome c family protein, whose translation MNRLWSMLALLAVSPSVVVAQDISAGERSWNKCRACHQIGETAKNGVGPELNGLFGRHSGSVEGYSYSSANKNSGITWDEATFAIYIKDPKARIPGTKMVFAGIKNEQEIKDLTAFLKQFGKDGKKAP comes from the coding sequence ATGAATCGCCTGTGGTCTATGCTTGCCTTGCTCGCCGTCTCGCCGTCCGTTGTCGTTGCCCAGGACATCTCCGCGGGCGAGCGCTCCTGGAACAAATGCCGCGCCTGCCACCAGATAGGTGAAACCGCGAAGAACGGCGTCGGGCCGGAACTCAATGGCCTATTCGGGCGGCATTCCGGATCAGTCGAGGGCTACAGCTATTCGAGCGCCAACAAGAACTCGGGCATCACCTGGGACGAGGCGACATTCGCCATCTACATCAAGGATCCGAAGGCCAGGATCCCGGGAACCAAAATGGTGTTCGCCGGCATCAAGAATGAGCAGGAGATCAAGGACCTGACGGCCTTCCTCAAGCAATTCGGCAAGGACGGAAAGAAGGCTCCGTGA
- a CDS encoding SLATT domain-containing protein, with protein sequence MSNDDRRRAEISIEALRQMESCLYTSTMIYMWLRRVRWQHKIVTIAPIVLTAMAGFSFLADRIGAEAVAVIAFLATLIPSIAEALDIQTHVNDLKSTAASYKSLQDRFRQLARIGALGDVDDAQARLGELMDRLDAVREASMTPPERYFEAAQKKIKAGHYDFTADIALREAASKGLVAPLDTPE encoded by the coding sequence ATGAGCAACGACGATCGTCGGCGGGCTGAGATTTCGATCGAGGCTCTGCGCCAGATGGAATCCTGTCTCTATACATCGACCATGATCTACATGTGGCTGCGCCGCGTGAGATGGCAGCACAAGATCGTGACGATCGCGCCTATCGTGCTGACCGCTATGGCTGGCTTCAGCTTTCTGGCAGATAGGATTGGCGCCGAAGCGGTCGCCGTCATTGCGTTCTTGGCGACCCTGATCCCGTCGATCGCTGAAGCGCTCGACATCCAGACGCATGTCAACGACCTGAAGTCGACCGCCGCCAGCTACAAATCGCTCCAAGATCGTTTCCGCCAGCTTGCGCGTATCGGCGCACTGGGAGATGTCGATGATGCCCAAGCGAGATTGGGCGAGCTCATGGATCGGCTAGATGCCGTGAGAGAGGCCTCGATGACGCCGCCAGAGCGCTATTTCGAAGCCGCGCAGAAAAAGATCAAAGCTGGGCATTACGACTTCACTGCCGACATCGCCCTCCGCGAGGCGGCTTCCAAAGGCTTAGTCGCGCCCCTCGACACGCCGGAGTGA
- the arsJ gene encoding organoarsenical effux MFS transporter ArsJ has product MNEGTRNYAIVTAAYWGFTLTDGALRMLVLLHFFRLGYSPFTLAFLFLLYEAAGILANFIGGWLAARYGITRMLTVGLATQITGFLVLSALSPDWSAIASVIWVVLAQGICGVAKDLTKTASKSAIKIAETAAKAEDSDGRLFRWVAWFTGSKNAMKGFGFFLGGLLLEFLGFRGALWAMAAALSLVLSGVVASLPPMLGKAKASKSARELFGKNRGVNLLAIARVALFGARDVWFVVGVPVFLYAAGWTFTMVGSFVALWTIGYGLVQAAAPAVVRRSPDGLTQEVRAARLWSLILVIIPAAIAAVLASNSGLRPDIILVVGLGLFGFAFAVNSSVHSYLILAYAGSEKAAEDVGFYYAANALGRFTGTLLSGLLYQWGGIYACLIGSCLMLAACFLATLALPGRAALVPARS; this is encoded by the coding sequence ATGAATGAGGGCACGCGCAACTACGCCATCGTGACGGCCGCATACTGGGGCTTCACGCTCACGGACGGCGCTCTGCGCATGCTCGTGCTGCTGCACTTCTTCCGGCTCGGATACTCGCCGTTCACGCTCGCCTTCCTCTTCCTCCTCTATGAGGCCGCCGGCATCCTGGCGAACTTCATCGGCGGCTGGCTCGCAGCACGCTACGGCATCACCAGGATGCTCACGGTCGGTCTGGCGACGCAGATCACCGGCTTTCTGGTCCTCTCGGCCCTTTCGCCCGATTGGTCCGCCATTGCCTCCGTGATCTGGGTGGTCCTCGCCCAGGGCATCTGCGGCGTCGCCAAGGATTTGACGAAGACGGCCTCGAAATCGGCCATCAAGATCGCCGAAACCGCGGCCAAGGCGGAGGACTCGGACGGCCGTCTCTTCCGCTGGGTCGCCTGGTTTACCGGCTCGAAGAACGCGATGAAGGGCTTCGGCTTCTTCCTCGGCGGCCTGCTGCTGGAATTCCTCGGCTTCCGAGGCGCACTGTGGGCGATGGCAGCGGCGCTCAGCCTGGTGCTGTCTGGGGTTGTGGCATCGCTTCCGCCCATGCTCGGGAAGGCCAAGGCGAGCAAGAGCGCACGAGAGCTCTTCGGCAAGAACCGCGGCGTCAACCTGCTCGCGATCGCGCGCGTCGCCTTGTTCGGAGCCCGGGACGTCTGGTTCGTCGTCGGCGTGCCCGTCTTCCTCTATGCCGCAGGCTGGACCTTCACGATGGTCGGGAGCTTCGTCGCGCTCTGGACGATTGGCTACGGACTCGTACAGGCGGCGGCACCCGCCGTAGTCAGGCGCAGCCCCGACGGGCTGACGCAGGAGGTGAGAGCGGCGAGGCTCTGGTCGCTGATCCTCGTCATCATTCCCGCGGCCATCGCCGCCGTTCTGGCGAGCAACTCGGGATTGAGGCCGGATATCATCTTGGTCGTGGGGCTGGGCCTGTTCGGCTTCGCCTTCGCCGTCAATTCCTCGGTCCACTCCTATCTGATCCTGGCCTATGCCGGCTCCGAGAAGGCCGCTGAGGATGTCGGCTTCTACTATGCCGCAAATGCGCTGGGACGCTTTACCGGCACCCTGCTGTCAGGCCTGCTCTATCAATGGGGCGGCATCTACGCCTGCCTGATCGGCTCCTGCCTGATGCTGGCTGCGTGCTTCCTGGCCACGCTCGCCTTACCGGGGCGGGCCGCACTGGTCCCAGCGCGAAGCTAA
- a CDS encoding ArsJ-associated glyceraldehyde-3-phosphate dehydrogenase — protein MKVGINGMGRIGRLALRAALGAAERPSDDPRRENRLEVVHLNEIKGGAAATAHLLEFDSMQGRWRTEIGHDADGAIYIGEHKLSFSSEGSPAELPWGDIGVDVVLECTGKFLTPAVLEGHLKRGAKRVIVAAPVKDPSVLNVVVGINEHLYDPALHSIVTAASCTTNCLAPVVKVVHENLGIRHGQITTIHDPTNTNVVVDTPHKDLRRARSAMLSLQPTTTGSATAIALIYPELKGKLDGHAVRAPVLNASLTDCVFELERSTTAAEVNDLFKSAAAGPLAGILGFEGRPLVSIDYQRDTRSSIVDGLSTLVTNGTMLKVYAWYDNEMGYACRMVDLACHLEAAGI, from the coding sequence ATGAAGGTCGGGATCAACGGCATGGGGCGGATAGGACGCTTAGCTCTGCGAGCGGCGCTGGGTGCAGCGGAGCGACCGAGTGATGATCCCCGGCGTGAAAACCGCCTCGAGGTCGTTCATCTGAACGAGATCAAGGGAGGTGCCGCGGCCACAGCTCACCTGCTGGAGTTCGACAGCATGCAGGGCCGCTGGCGAACCGAGATCGGCCATGATGCTGACGGGGCGATCTATATCGGCGAGCACAAGCTCAGCTTTTCATCCGAGGGATCCCCTGCCGAGCTGCCCTGGGGCGATATTGGTGTCGATGTTGTTCTCGAATGCACCGGCAAGTTCCTGACCCCGGCGGTGTTGGAAGGACATCTGAAGCGCGGTGCCAAGCGAGTGATCGTCGCCGCACCAGTCAAGGATCCATCCGTTCTCAACGTTGTCGTCGGCATCAACGAGCATCTCTACGACCCCGCCCTGCATTCGATCGTGACGGCCGCCTCCTGCACCACGAACTGCCTGGCGCCTGTAGTGAAGGTCGTTCACGAGAACCTCGGTATCCGGCACGGCCAGATAACGACGATCCACGATCCCACGAACACCAACGTCGTGGTCGACACCCCGCATAAGGACCTGCGCCGGGCTCGTTCGGCGATGCTCTCGCTCCAGCCGACGACGACGGGCAGTGCAACAGCGATCGCGCTGATCTATCCGGAGCTCAAGGGGAAGCTCGATGGCCACGCAGTCCGCGCCCCCGTGCTCAACGCCTCTCTAACGGACTGTGTCTTCGAACTCGAACGATCGACGACCGCCGCGGAGGTTAATGATCTTTTCAAAAGCGCGGCAGCAGGGCCGCTCGCTGGAATCCTCGGTTTTGAAGGGCGCCCCCTCGTCTCGATCGATTATCAACGTGATACGCGCTCCAGCATCGTCGACGGCCTATCGACGCTCGTCACGAACGGCACGATGCTTAAGGTCTATGCCTGGTACGACAACGAGATGGGCTATGCCTGTCGCATGGTCGATCTCGCCTGCCACCTCGAAGCGGCCGGGATCTGA
- a CDS encoding arsenate reductase ArsC, whose protein sequence is MARAPFNVLFVCTGNSARSIMAEAIISRVAPGKFKGFSAGSDPREEINPFASRLLKSLNYDITQFRPKNWEEFAKPDAPPLDFVFTLCDDAANEPCPHWPGQPMSAHWGLPDPAAFVGEDVQKALAFADAYRMLNNRISIFTNLPLASLEGVALQHRLNAIGTDLGRKDDAA, encoded by the coding sequence ATGGCTCGCGCTCCGTTCAACGTGCTCTTTGTCTGCACCGGCAATTCCGCCCGCTCGATCATGGCGGAGGCGATCATCAGTCGCGTCGCGCCGGGCAAGTTCAAAGGATTCAGCGCCGGAAGTGATCCCCGGGAGGAGATCAACCCGTTCGCGTCGCGCCTGCTGAAGTCGTTGAACTACGACATCACTCAGTTTCGTCCGAAAAACTGGGAGGAGTTCGCGAAGCCGGATGCGCCGCCGCTCGATTTCGTTTTCACGCTCTGCGATGACGCCGCGAACGAGCCTTGCCCCCACTGGCCGGGGCAGCCGATGAGCGCACATTGGGGCCTGCCTGACCCGGCGGCCTTCGTGGGCGAGGATGTCCAGAAGGCGCTTGCCTTCGCCGACGCCTATCGCATGTTGAACAATCGGATATCGATCTTCACCAATTTGCCGCTAGCCTCACTGGAGGGTGTCGCTCTACAGCATCGGCTGAATGCGATCGGCACCGATCTGGGAAGGAAGGACGACGCAGCTTGA